From the genome of Deltaproteobacteria bacterium, one region includes:
- a CDS encoding acylphosphatase: protein MTRRGSDDGTTAARLRLRLHITGRVQGVWYRGATEREARQLGVDGWVRNLPDGSVEALVEGAPGAVRTLADWCRTGPPGARVRAVVETPEPAGPDLAGFRIRS, encoded by the coding sequence GTGACGCGGCGCGGATCGGACGACGGGACCACGGCGGCGCGTCTTCGCCTCCGGCTTCACATCACCGGACGCGTCCAGGGCGTCTGGTACCGCGGCGCGACCGAGCGGGAGGCGCGGCAGCTTGGCGTCGACGGCTGGGTGCGCAACCTCCCCGACGGGAGCGTCGAGGCGCTCGTCGAGGGCGCCCCGGGGGCGGTCCGTACGCTCGCGGACTGGTGCCGGACGGGCCCCCCGGGCGCACGCGTCCGCGCCGTCGTCGAGACGCCCGAGCCCGCCGGCCCGGACCTCGCCGGCTTCCGCATCCGCTCCTGA
- a CDS encoding type II toxin-antitoxin system VapC family toxin gives MIGIDTNVLVRYLAQDDVQQSAVATRLFEHSLREDAPGFLTLVALVETVWVMEDLYGADRRQIAAIVETLLHTRTLVVANAETVWRALAGYRDGTADFADFLIHESSIAAGCTTVYTFDKVAARDSGMRLLQRTS, from the coding sequence ATGATCGGCATCGATACCAACGTGCTCGTCCGGTATCTCGCGCAGGACGACGTCCAGCAGTCCGCCGTGGCCACCAGACTCTTCGAACACTCGTTGCGTGAGGATGCGCCGGGATTCCTCACATTGGTGGCGCTGGTGGAAACCGTGTGGGTCATGGAAGATCTGTACGGCGCCGATCGGCGACAGATCGCCGCGATCGTCGAGACCCTGCTCCACACTCGGACCCTCGTCGTCGCGAATGCCGAGACCGTCTGGCGTGCGCTCGCGGGCTATCGGGACGGCACAGCCGACTTCGCAGACTTCCTGATCCACGAGTCGTCGATCGCGGCCGGATGTACGACAGTCTACACCTTCGACAAGGTCGCGGCCCGCGACTCCGGCATGCGCCTGCTGCAACGGACCTCGTAG
- a CDS encoding AbrB/MazE/SpoVT family DNA-binding domain-containing protein: protein MATATVSTKGQIVIPAPVREELGLGAGSRVEFVKTADGYLLKAATGSITALKGILGKPGKPVTVEMMTEAARRRAGR, encoded by the coding sequence ATGGCCACCGCCACCGTCAGCACCAAAGGGCAGATCGTCATCCCGGCCCCCGTTCGCGAAGAGCTCGGCCTCGGCGCCGGAAGCCGCGTCGAGTTCGTGAAGACGGCCGATGGCTACCTCCTCAAAGCCGCGACCGGATCGATCACGGCGCTCAAGGGCATCCTCGGGAAACCCGGAAAGCCCGTCACCGTCGAGATGATGACGGAGGCGGCACGACGGCGCGCCGGTCGATGA